A section of the Streptomyces sp. CG1 genome encodes:
- a CDS encoding Hsp70 family protein, with amino-acid sequence MAVYGIDLGTTYSCVARIDDVGRPTVLRNIEGADTTPSVVYFESADSVVVGQSAKDATVLDPDHVVQLIKRDMGDVVPREFHGRTYTPEEISARILRKLVEDAKATGGEEARDVVISVPAYFGLAERDATRKAGEIAGLRVLDVVAEPVAAALDYGALDGDEEREDRAILVYDLGGGTFDTTVLTLRGRELTVLCTDGAKELGGSDFDDRIVVHLAERFRESFPDVDDPLSDPQSETQLRKDAEEAKKALSFRERYTVRVMHQGRVEAVELTREKLQELTGDLLDRTIDITRRTVELAAERGVSHFDEVLLVGGATKMPAVAEALRTQFGFEPRLHNPDLAVARGAAIYALDRAAYIVSSGELPADQVPDVPETGFPHRPYQISTVASRGYGIQLVERGTDRRYVFHLVHANDPLPVSVTDEFYTTHPGQRSVRIRVMEQAGVEESEELAHNTCVAEGHLAIPPGKPENWPIQCVYTLGSSGLLGVVAVEKESGEKLELTVQIGGMTPDAVATARDALSRQRFS; translated from the coding sequence ATGGCCGTGTACGGCATCGACCTGGGGACCACCTACTCCTGCGTCGCACGGATCGACGATGTCGGCAGACCGACCGTGCTGCGCAACATCGAAGGGGCGGACACCACGCCGTCCGTCGTCTACTTCGAGAGCGCCGACAGCGTCGTCGTGGGACAGAGCGCCAAGGACGCCACCGTCCTCGACCCCGATCACGTCGTACAGCTGATCAAGCGGGACATGGGTGATGTGGTGCCGCGAGAGTTCCACGGCCGCACCTACACACCCGAGGAGATCTCCGCTCGCATCCTGCGCAAACTCGTCGAGGACGCGAAGGCCACCGGCGGGGAGGAGGCGCGCGACGTGGTGATCAGCGTGCCCGCCTACTTCGGGCTCGCGGAGCGGGACGCCACCCGCAAGGCGGGCGAGATCGCCGGCCTGCGCGTCCTCGACGTGGTCGCCGAGCCCGTCGCGGCCGCGCTCGACTACGGGGCCCTGGACGGAGACGAGGAGCGCGAGGACCGGGCCATCCTCGTGTACGACCTGGGCGGCGGCACCTTCGACACCACCGTGCTCACCCTGCGCGGGCGTGAACTGACCGTGCTGTGCACGGACGGTGCGAAGGAGCTGGGCGGCAGCGACTTCGACGACCGCATCGTCGTGCACTTGGCGGAGCGGTTCCGCGAGAGCTTCCCGGACGTCGACGACCCGCTGTCCGACCCCCAGTCCGAGACGCAGCTGCGCAAGGACGCCGAAGAGGCGAAGAAGGCGCTGTCCTTCCGGGAGCGCTACACCGTCCGCGTCATGCACCAGGGCAGGGTCGAAGCGGTGGAGCTGACCCGGGAGAAACTCCAGGAACTCACCGGCGACCTGCTCGACCGCACCATCGACATCACCCGCCGCACGGTCGAACTGGCCGCCGAGCGCGGTGTGTCGCACTTCGACGAGGTGCTGCTGGTCGGCGGCGCCACCAAGATGCCCGCGGTGGCCGAGGCCCTGCGCACCCAGTTCGGCTTCGAACCCAGGCTGCACAACCCGGACCTCGCGGTGGCCCGCGGCGCCGCGATCTACGCGCTGGACCGGGCCGCGTACATCGTCTCCAGCGGTGAACTCCCCGCGGACCAGGTGCCGGACGTGCCGGAGACGGGGTTCCCGCACCGCCCGTACCAGATCTCCACCGTGGCCTCGCGCGGCTACGGCATCCAGCTCGTGGAGCGGGGCACGGACCGGCGCTACGTCTTCCACCTGGTGCACGCCAACGACCCCCTGCCCGTGTCGGTGACCGACGAGTTCTACACCACGCACCCGGGGCAGCGCAGCGTGCGCATCCGCGTGATGGAGCAGGCGGGCGTGGAGGAGTCCGAGGAGCTGGCACACAACACCTGTGTCGCCGAGGGCCACCTGGCCATTCCGCCGGGCAAACCCGAGAACTGGCCCATCCAGTGCGTCTACACGCTGGGCTCCTCCGGACTCCTCGGCGTCGTCGCCGTCGAGAAGGAGAGCGGCGAGAAGCTCGAACTGACCGTGCAGATCGGAGGCATGACACCGGACGCGGTCGCCACCGCACGGGACGCTCTGAGCCGCCAGCGCTTCAGCTGA